CCGGCTACACAAAAGGCATTGGCATATCGGGCAAACTCAACGAGCCAGCCACCCGCTGGGCAGGCATCATGCGAGCATTGAACACCAACGACTTCGAAGCCGCCAACATCGAATTCGTGGAGTTCTGGATGCTCAACCCCTATATGGAAAAAACCGACGACCCCGGCAACGTCTCTACCGACGGAACCATGTACATTGACCTCGGCACCATCTCGGAAGACATCATGCGCGACGGACGGCAGTTTTTTGAAAACGCCCTGCCCACAGGCCAAGGCACCGGAACCACAGCCCGCACCCCATGGGGCCGAGTGCCCGTGTTGCCTCCCGTCGTCAATGCGTTCGACAACGACCCCGCCAAACGCGGCTTGCAAGACGTCGGCCTCGATGGCTTGGACAATGACGGCGAACGAGACAACTTCAGCGATTGGCTGGCACTCATTCAAAGCTCAGACCTCAGCCCCAACGCCAAGGCAGAAATCCTTGACGACCCTTCCAACGACGATTTCATCTATTACCTCGACGAGCGCTTCAAATCCACCTCGCCGGGTATGCTGACCCGCTATCGCAAGTTCAACAACCAACAAGGCAACTCCCCCGTCAACAACACCAACAACCTCAACCCATCGGCCACCAATATCCCCGACTCCGAAGACCTTAACCGCGACAACTCGCTCAACGAAAACGAATCCTATTTCCGCTACCAAATCCCCCTGATTAAGGGAGCCGTTCAAGTCCGCGACGCATCCGGCAATATCGTCACCTTCGAGGGCATTGACTTCGAAGACCCCACGCTGAAATCCATCATCACCGACACAGTGGTGTTCCAAAAAGAAGTAGGTGGCCCCTACTACGTTTGGTATCGTTTCAAAGTGCCACTCGACCTACAGACCCGCCAAACCATCGGCGGCATTCAGGACTTCCGTTCCATCCGCTTCATCCGTTTGTTCTGGAAAGGCTTCACCGAGCGCACCACGTTCCGTTTTGCCACACTCGAACTGGGCCGCAACCAGTGGCGGCGCTTCACGCAGGACATCCTCTCCTGCAAACCCACCGACCAGCCGTGGAGCGCCACCGCCTTCGACGTGAACGCCGTGAGCATCGAGGTCAACTCCGCCCGAACACCGTTCAACTACACCATCCCCTTTGGTATTTCGCGTGAACAATCCGTCGGCGCCTTCCCCGACGTGTTGCAAAACGAGCAATCGCTCGCCATGACAATTTGCAGCCTCCAATACTGCGATGCACGAGCTGTTTTCAAACCATTGAACATGGATTTGAGGCAATTCAAACGCTTAAAGATGTTCGTGCACGCCGAAGCCAGCGACCCGATTTCGTTCCCCTTGGATTCCACCAAACTGACGGTATTCCTGCGCCTCGGCTCCGACTATGTGAACAACTACTATGAGTACGAATTGCCGCTCATGCCCTCCGACGTGAACAACCTGAACGGCAACCCGGATAGCCGCGCATACAAAGACGAGGTATGGCGGCCAGAGAACAGCTTCGACTTCCCGCTAGAGTTGCTGACCGACGTGAAAAAATTACGCAACGATGCCAATGCCCGGCTCGACACGGCTTACGTCGTGCCAGACCCCGACAACCCGCGCGGCCTGGTAAAAGTGGTGGGCAACCCAAACCTCGGCTTTGTCAAAGGCGCCATGATTGGCGTGCGCAACGTGTCGGAAGACCAAAGCCGACAATGCGTGGAAGTCTGGCTCAACGAATTGCGCCTCAACGGGTTCAACGAACAACCCGGCTGGGCCGGGCAAGCACGGGTGGACATGAAATTAGCCGACTTCGGCAACATCTCCCTCGCCGGGATGTACACCAGCATCGGCTGGGGAAGCATCGAGCAAAGACTCATCCAACGCCAGCGCGAGGAAGTCATTCAATACGACGTGTCCACCAACCTCGAATTGGGCAAGTTTTTGCCAGAAAAAACAGGCATCAAAGTACCCTTCTATGTCCAGTACTCCAATATCACGCGCAACCCCGAATACGACCCTTATGACCTAGACATCAAATTGAAAGACAAATTGCGCGAAGAAACCGACCCGGCAGCACGCGACAGCATCAGGACAGTGGCGCAAGACGTGACCACAATAAGCGGCTTCAACTTCACCAACGTGCGCAAAGAACGGCGAGGCAATAAAAAACCCATGCCTTGGAACATCGAGAATTTTAGCCTCACTTATGCCTTCAACCAAACACGCCGCCGAACACCCTTCATCATCAACGACCACCTCAAACAATACAAAGGCGGCATTGATTACCAGTATGCGACAGGGCTAAAACCCATCGAGCCTTTCAAAAAATTGGTGAAAAACGAAAAGTGGCTCAAATTCATCAAGGAATTCAATTTCAACCCCATACCCAACACCTACGCCGTCGGCACCGACTTGGAACGCATCACCCAAGTGACAACCTGGCGCTTCGCAGGAGAAGACCCCGAACTGAACACCTACTACAATCGCCGCTTCACCTGGGACCGCGACTACAGCGTGGGCTGGGACATCTCGCGCTCCCTGCGCTTCAACTTCGACGCCATCGCACGCAACCTCATTGACGAACCCTATCAATACAAACCCGACGGCGTGGCCTACACCGACAAAGAACGCCGCGACTCCATCTGGACGAATATCAGGAACCTAGGCCGTCCGAAAAACTATCAGCACAATGCCAGCATCAACTGGAACGTGCCACTTCGTTTCTTCCCATTCATGGATTGGATGACGGTGAAAGCCTCCTACACAGCAGGCTATATCTGGACGGCACAATCCCTCAAATTGCAGAACCTCGACGCCGGCGACTATCAAGAATTCGTCAATTCACGCCACCTCGGCAACGTCATTCAGAACAACAACATCCGCCAAATCAACGGAGACTTCGATTTGGCCAAACTCTACGACAAGAGCAAGTATTTGTCAAAAATAAACAAGCCCGGCAAGCCCGGCGCACAAAAATCAAGCCCCAGAACCAACGACCGCAACAACCCACTCCCCACCCCCGGAGCACCCGGCAGCGGCGGCAGTGGCGGAAGTGGCCCCGGGGGCAAAAACAACCCGCCCGACCCCAGAAGCGGGCGCCCGGCAGGAGCACCCGGAGCCGCAGGCACCAACGACCCATCCGGCACAGGAAAGGACGACCCGAAGGACAAAAAGAAGAAAGACAAGGACAAGGACAAGGACAAAAACAAAGACCGACAGCCATCCACCGCCGAACGAGTCGCCCTGCGCCCGCTCATGCTGGTGCGGAAAGCGCGATTCACATACAGCGAAAACTACGGAACCGTCATCCCCGGATTCACCCCCGAGCCAGAGCTCATGGGCCAAAGCAGCGGCTTCAAAGCCCCAGGCTGGGCCTTCGTGGCAGGCGTGCAGCCATCCGACCGCTGGTTTAAAGACGCGGGTGACAATGGCTGGATAACCCACCGCCCCGAACTCAACCAACAAGTGATGCGCAACTACACCCAAAACATTGACGGCGGCATCACATTGGAGCCGTTTCAGGACTTCCGCGTGGAAGTCACCGGCAACCGCCAATATGTGCGCAACAACACCTTCCTTTTCAAAGACCAAAACTTCGACCTCCACCCCGACTCCGTGGGTTTCATATCTCGCGCCCAACGCGACCTCGGCAGTTTCACCGTCTCCTATTTCTCCATGCAAACCCTGTTCAACAACGACATCAACGGCCTATTTGCCCGCTACCAGTCGTACCGCCCCATCATATCAGAGCGGTTGGGCGTGTTGGCAGGCGACACCAATCCGCACGGCGACCCCGACGATGCCGGAGAATACAAAAAAGGGTACGGACGCATCCATCAGGAAGTATTGATACCCTCCTTCTTGGCCGCATACAACAAACAAGACCCGAACACCGTGGGCTTGGATGTATTCAAAACCCGCCCCGCCCCCAACTGGCGACTCACATACAACGGCCTCTCAAAAATCGGCAACCTTAAAAAGTATTTTGCCAGCGTCCAAATCACGCACGGCTATAAAAGCACCCTAACAGTAAGCTCCTACAACACAGACATCTTCTACGACCCCAATAACCCATACACGGAAGATGAGCTGAGCTTCAACTATATCGCCCGGTTTGAAATACCCCAGGTGCTTATCAATGAACAGATGTCGCCCCTCATTGGCATGGACGTCAAACTCAAAAACGACATGGCCTTCAAACTCGACTTCAAAAAAAGCCGCACCCTCGCCATGTCGTTCATTGACTACCAACTCGCGGAAACACGCTCCTCCGGCTATGTGGTCGGCTTCGGCTATCGCATGAAAAACGTCAACATCGGCTTCCTCACTGGCAACAAAACCAAAAAAGGCAAGTCGAAAAAACCACCAGCCAAGCCAAATGCCCCCACACCCCCGCCCCCACGCGGCGGCACAGGCCAGCAACCCAACGACTTGAACTTCAAATTCGACTTCGAAATACGCGACGACATCACCGTGAACCACCGCCTCGACCAACTCGAAGAAGCAGTGCCCACACGCGGTGCCCGCACCATCAGCATCAACCCCTCGGTCGAGTACGCGCTCAATCGGCGCCTCTCGCTCCGCCTGTTCACCGACTACCGAAAGACAGTGCCCAAAACATCCCAATCTTTCCCCATCACGACCGTGAACGCAGGGGTGATGGTGCAGTTCAAACTGAATTGACAGCACCGAACAATCAACGCCACCAATTCCCGAAGGCACAAAGATTCCGAAAGCGAATCCTTGTGCCTTCTTCTTTGCGCCCGTTCAGACACCAACACGCCCAATTCTCCCAAAAACAGGAAACCTCACCGTCTTCGTCACCCCCTCAGGCCAAACATTGCGAAGCGAACCCATAAAAGACGCGGTAAGCGGCGAGCAGCCATTCTTATTTTCAAAATGACGCAACGCCGACCATGTGCCAAGATAGCCAAGCAGATGCGAGAGCGTCCACTGATATGTCATCGCCATATCGGGCAACGCTATCTCGGAAAAAGGGAAAGCAATCGTTGAATATGCCGTATCCACCAATTGCCGCTCGGCATCCCAGTAACTCCCCAAAACATCGCGGTACAGATACTGGATGACCTCGTCCGTCGGAGGGTCAACCGTCAAAAGTTGATACCCCACCAAAGCCAGCAACCCGCCAGGCTTCATCACATAATTTATTGCTGGATAGAATTTTTCAAAATCAAACCAATGCGCCGCCTGCCCCACCGTCACGAGGTCGAAAGCATCGGGAGAAAAAGAAGGATGCTCGGCAGCCTCCACACTATACCTGATGTTGGGATGTCGAATGGCGTTATGCAGTTGGTTGGCGCTGATGTCAGTCGCCTCCACCCATCGAAAACGCCCCGCCAACGCCACGGCTATTTGCCCATTCCCAGTGGCACAATCCCACGCACAATCAAACCCCTTGCAGTGCGCGAACAAAAAATCAAACAACTGTGGCGGATAACCCGGGCGGAAGCGGGCATATTCGGCAGAACGAGTGGAAAAATTGTCTTTCACAAAAACACAATTTGTTTTTTTATTGAAAAAAATGTTTTAATTTCGCCCGTCGTTTTTCTTTTCACAGGTCAAAACTATAAAAATCCGTTACTTTGGGCGCTCATCATAAAACATCGAAAACAGCCAACAAAGCTGCCAAAACCCGTTCGGCCAAGAACGAACAGCGTTCGACGAACAACGAACAACGAGGAATGACAGAAATCCGCTACACCGAAGAAGAAATCAAAACCCTCGAATGGCGCGAGCACATCCGCCTGCGCCCCGGAATGTACATCGGCAAATTGGGCGATGGCTCCTCCCCCGAAGACGGCATCTACGTCCTGTTGAAGGAAGTACTCGACAATGCCATAGACGAGTACGCGATGGGCTATGGTCGCACGATTGACGTGACCATCAACGAGGAAGGTGTCACTGTGCGCGACTACGGTCGTGGCATCCCGCTCGGCAAAGTCGTGGATGTCGTGTCAAAAATCAACACTGGCGCGAAATACGACTCCAAGGCATTCAAAAAATCCGTGGGCCTCAACGGGGTCGGCACGAAAGCCGTGAACGCCCTGTCGGAGTATTTCAAAGTCGCCGCCGTGCGAGAGGGACAAATGAAATGGGCGGAGTTTCAGTTTGGCAACCTGAAAAAGGAGAGCAAGCTGGAACCCACGAAAGAAGAAAACGGCACGCTCATCGTGTTCAAGCCCGACAATGGGATGTTCCGCCATTTTCGATGGGTCAACGAGTACGTGGAGCAACAACTTTGGAACTACGCCTACCTCAACGCAGGCCTGAAAATCAATTTTAACGGAAAAACTTTCCACTCCAAAAACGGCCTGCTCGACCTGCTGGAGAAAAAAACAGGCACAGAAGAAACACGCTACCCCATCATCCACCTCAAAGGCGACGACATCGAAATCGCCATGACACACGGCAACCACTACGGCGAGCAGAACTACTCTTTCGTGAACGGCCAAAACACCACGCAAGGAGGCACCCACCTCAACGCCTTCCGCGAGGCGCTGGTGAAAGTAGTGCGCACCCACTTCAAAAAAGACTATGATGCCAAAGACATCCGTGAAAGCATCATCGCTGCCGTGAGCGTGCGCGTGGAAGAACCCGTCTTCGAAAGCCAAACCAAAACCCGACTCGGCTCGGAGCGCATCGCACCCGACGGCCCCGCCATTCGTACCTGGATGAACGACTTCCTGTCAAAGGCGCTCGACGATTATCTGCACAAAAACCCTGACACGGCGAAGGCGATGGAGGCACGCGTCAAACAGAGCGAACGCGAGCGCAAAGAAATTTCGGAGGTAAAAAAACTCGCCAACCAACGCGCCAAAGCCGCCAACGTCCACAACAAAAAACTGCGCGACTGCAAATACCACCTCAACGAAAAAGGCCCGGACGAGCTCAAACTGGCCACCACGATTTTCATCACAGAAGGCGATTCGGCCAGCGGCTCCATCACCAAAGCCCGCGACGTGAACACACAAGCCGTGTTCAGCCTGCGCGGCAAACCTTTAAACTGCTACGGCCTGACGAAAAAAATCGTCTATCAAAACGAGGAGTTCAACCTGCTCCAACACGCCCTGAACATCGAGGACTCGCTCGACGACCTTCGCTACAATCGAGTCGTCATCGCCACCGATGCCGACGTGGACGGAATGCACATCCGCCTCCTGATGCTCACGTTTTTCCTCCAGTTTTTCCCCGATTTGGTCCGAAACGGCCACCTCTACATCCTCGACACACCGCTGTTCCGCGTGCGCGACAAGCAGAAAACTTATTATTGCTATTCGGAAACGGAAAAACAGGAGGCGATTCAAAAACTGCGCGGCAAACCCGAAATCACCCGATTCAAAGGGCTGGGCGAAATATCACCCCACGAGTTCGCCGACTTCATCAGCGAGAACATCCGCCTCGACCCGGTCATCCTGCCCGAAGACACCAACCTCGACCACGTCTTGGACTATTACATGGGCAAAAACACGCCAGAACGCCAAGAATTCATCATCGGCAACTTGCGCGTGGAGTTGGACATCATTGATACGCCTGAGGAAGAGGCACAGGTGGAGCCAGCCGCACAGGAAGAAGTAGAGGCTGCGTATACTTCGCGCCGTTAGGTTTTGTGCATGGCAAAAAGCGCAATCTGCTCAAAATCAAGGAAATAAATCATGGACATCTGACAAATCCTAGCGAATCAAGGTATAACTTGCCGCCAAAATCTTCTTCACATGACCGTTTCGGACATCACCGACCTCATTCTCCGCCGCCGTGCCGTTTTCCCGAAATTCTACATTCCGGGAAAACCCATCGAACGCGCCCTTATCGAGCAATTATTGGAAAACGCCAATTGGGCACCCACACACCGCCTCACCGAGCCTTGGCGCTTTCGGGTGTTTCATTCGGAAGAAAGCCGTCAAAAGTTGGGCGCTTACCTCTCGGATTTTTACCAAAAAAACACCCCGCCGGAGCAGTTTTCGGAAGAAAAAATGAAAAAAAGCGGAGAAAACCCGCTATTGGCCGGAGCTGTCATCGCCATCGTGATGCAGCGCGACGCGGAAGAGCGAGTGCCTGAGTTTGAAGAAATCGCCGCCGTCGCCATGGCCGTTCAAAACATGTGGCTCACCTGCGCGGCATCGAGTCTGGGTTGCTATTGGAGCACCCCAAGGGCGGCTTTGGAAGCTGACACATTTTTGAGTTTGCAGCCCGGCGAGCGCTGTCTCGGCTTCTTTTACCTCGGATGGCACAATATGCCGGCAATCCCCGGCAAGCGCCAACCCATTGAAGAAAAGGTGACTTGGCTTTGAAATCAGTAAGAGCCAAAATATCGCCTCAAAAACCACTCCGCCGCCAACAGCCCAGCCAATAGCGCGAATATCCACTTCAAGTTGATGAGCGGATTGGTTTTTGTCGTCTGATAGATGACGGGCTTCACGGTCTGATTGGCCTTTATTTTTGCCGCGATGCTCGCCAATTCGCTCGGTGCCACCGTCTCGCCGCCATACTGGGCGCTCAACTGGCGCAGCACGGAATGATTGGCCGTTGTTTCAAACAGTTCCAACTCGATAGGCCGCACACTAAAGCGCCCTTCGTAACTCAGATTTTGGCCGTTGAAGTTTGTCAGCGCCCTGAACGTATAGTTGCCCACAGGAAGGATGCCCGCGTTGAGCGAGTAGGCTTTGCCCAACTTGTTGAAAGTGTAGGTGAACTCCTTGCCATCGCTGTTGCGGATGCTCATGGCCACATCGGGGTCGTTCACCAGCTCATAGTTGTCATTGTAGAGCTCCGCGCCAAACATGACCGACTCGTTTTCATTGAAAATGCTCTTGTCGAGGTTGACGCGGAATTTGCGTTTGTCCTCTTTTTGGGAGAGATACTGCACGGATTTGCCGACCAATTCGTCAAAAATATCGTGGTTTTGGTGCTGCATATAGTCGAACAAACGCCACCGCCACAACCCCTCGCCGAGGAAAATGCCAGTCTTGATGCCGTTGGTTTCGCCAAAAGCGAGCAGCGGTTGTTCGGTGTCAATTTTGCCGATGCGTTTCCAAAGCAGCACCTGCGCTTGCGGGGTGGCGGCAAATTTGCCAAATGCCGAAGTGACGGGATTGAACTTTGGCAATTCCGTCAGCACTTTTGAGTCCAATGTGAACGAAGCAAACTGCGACGACACCTTTCCCTGCACGTCGTCGCTCTGCCGACCGTCGCTCTGCATACTCACCAATCCTTGTTCCTTTGCCAACTCCGTGAAATTGGTCTGCATACCCGCAATGAAAAGGCGCGGTATCCGCTTGTCGTTGAGGACGCGCAAGATGCCCGAAATCTCATTTGTGTTGGAGGGCAGATTGTGCAACACCACGAAATCGTACTTGGTCACATCCAGCCCCGGGTCGCCTGCCATGCCGACGGTGACTTGATAGTTTTTATTGACCTCCAGCGTCTGCCGGGTCGCTGAGACATCGGGATGCGGGCCATTGGCCAGCAATAGTATTTTCTGGCGAGCATCGAGCACGTCAATAAAAATGTCCTTGCGGTTGTTGGCGGTGGAGGCCTCGCCCGGCAGCGTGGCGACGCTCACGCGGTATTGTGCCACGCCGGGTTGGTCGGCTTCGAGCGTCACCTCTTTGGTCGTGAAAAAGTCGCTGCCCACCACCGAGAGGGGGATGCTATGCAGCGCTCGCGTCTGCTCGCCTTCCACCTTGCTGACGTTGAGCACCGTTTGCTGCCCGGCGCAATTGGTGGCCGCCACGTCAATTTGAACCGTGAATTTATCACCGAGGTAGGCGATTTTGTTGTGAAAAACCCTTTTCACGAGCAAATCCTTCTTTGGAGTCGTGTCGCCCAAAGCCACCGAATAAATGGGGGCGGAGAGCTGTGCGTCCGAATAGGCGGGGTTGCTGCCCTCGTTGTAAACGCCATCCGAGGCAATGACGACCGCGCCGAGGTTTTGTCCGCCAAAAAGGTCGTAGATGCCGCGCAAAAGTTCGGAGAGGTTGGTCACTTTATCCGAAAATTCAAAATTCACCCCTTCGCGCACGGCATCGCCAAAAGCTAGTTCGCGCACTTCATAATCATCAGAAAGGTCTTCGCGCAGCGTTTGCCAATTTTGTTTGTACTGCTCCAACGCCTCGCCCGACAATCCAGCGGCGATGCTTTCCGATTGGTCTTGCGCCAGCACCACCACAGGTCGCTTCGTCTCGGTCAGCAAACTTTTCAGCAAAGGAGAAAGCAACAAAGCACTCAGGATGGTCACAGCGAGCCAGCGCATGATGCCCAGCCACAGGTGAAGTCGGGGTGTTTGTTCGCGGAAAGTCGTATCGCGGTAGTAGAGCAGCATCGCATAGCCCAGTCCCAACAACGCACAAAAAATGAGAAACCAAGCAGGATATTGAAAGGTAAGGTCAAGCATCGGGAATAAGTCATTAAGGTCAGTCATTTGAGCAGCGCGTTCGCCACAACGTCATTTGGCAAAATGATGAAATGAACGCCATCGCCTCACAACGACGAGATAAGGGGACGCAAATTTCAAGAAATTGTTGCAAATCAAAGGTGTGGCTTTCGACCGAAACACCCCAACCGCTCACGGAAAACAGGTAGAACGAGGATATTGGCAAATTCACGACTTTGGGTGAACGAGGATATAGCGGGAGTTTTCATCTTTGTCAACACTTATTCCACTTAATCTTTCCTCACATGAAAAAAGAAATCGTCTCCTTTGCCCTGTCGCTTGCCTCTTTTCAACTCTTCGCTCAAGGCTACTGTATCGGCGATACCGTCGTTTTCACGGAACCTGCTCGCCCGGTGGCCTACGACGACGTGGTGTATAAAACCGCCCCACAGATAGACGAATGGTTTTTCAATGTGCCCGATAACATCCGGCTACGGGTCTATTATCCGACCGATTTGCCCGCCGCCGAACGCCGCCCTTTGGTCATCCTGATTCATGGCGGTTATTTCATTTGGGGTAGTTATCTCGACTTCGATGGGCTGGCCAAGTCACTGGCAGAGAAGGGGTTCGTGGCAGCCACCGTTGGCTATAGGCTCTGTAACCGCACCGACTGTGTGGTGGCAAGAGCCACCAATTACCCCTGCAATGTCAGCTGGCCGTATTCATTCGTGCCAAGTGCCTATGTGGCGGCGGTGGATGTGCACGACGGGATTCGCTGGCTTCAGGAACGCGCCGCTACTTATCATATTGACCCCGAAAAAATTATTGTGGGAGGTCACAGTGCAGGTGCTTACACGGCGCTCAATGTCGCGTTTATGGACCAGGACGAGGTACAGCAGGTCATCCCCAGCGCCGGCGTGAGCGGCAAGTATCTTGGGGAGCCGCTCGACCCCGTGACTGGCATAAGAGCCTGCATACCCATGGCGGGCGCAATTCTTGACCTCGACTGGATTGGCACAAAAGAGATAACGGAACAGGGCATCGCCGTCGGCATCGTGCACGGCACCAACGACGGTGTTGTGGCCTACGACAGCGGCCCCCCAGTACCCTGTTGCCAAACCTACGGCGGCATCGTATATGGCGGATGCGGCATCGCAAAGCACGTCAGGGCGCTCGGTGGGAACTATTACATGCTCACAGGCAAAGGCTATGGCCACGACATCGGAGAGCCGGCATGGGCCGAAGAACTGGCTGTGCAGCTCCCCGCGTTCATCATCCGAACGGTGGTGTGCGGCAAGCCAATCGAAAAACATTCCATTCACGAACGCATTCCCCCGTTGCCTCTATGCCCAAACAATACCCCCAACCTGCCTGCCCCCCCGGTTTGCGACTTGGGCACAACCACCCCACCCATCGTGACCCCCACGCACGAATTGCATCTCGCTTATGCAAACCATCAATTGCCCCTGTCGGTCTATCCGTCTGTCACCGACGGCTCCATTCACATCGAGGCGCTGACACCCGAGGCCGACACTACTTGGCTGCTGACGGCCATGAGCATGGACGGGAGGGTGGTTTTTCGAGGGCAACTGCCATTGGATGGCATCACGACGGTGGAGCTGAGCGATGCTCCGCCGGGGGTGTACGGCCTTTTTTTCCAATCGGCAAAAAGCGGGAAAAGCGGAGTGGTGCGCGTGGTGAAGGCGAGATAGCCGCTCTTCATGGGCGGGGTCAAAAGGGCTTGAACAAATCTTCCAGACTTTGAGGCCTTCGTGCTTTTTCCCAAAAAAAGCCGTCGAGTTTTTTCGACTCCCTGCCCACCTTTCGCATGGGTATGAATTTGCCCGATGGTTCGTTGTAGAATTTGATGCCCTCCACTTTGTTGTTCCCAAAAAAGAGGCGCATTTCCGAGCACTCGGTTTCATTTACGCCGATGTAGGCGCGTGCGTCGTCGAGCGCATAATATACGGCTTGCGCGTTGCCCTCCACCAGCATCTCGCGTATTTGGTCATCGCGAAAAAAAGCGGTGGTGTATCGCCCTCTGATTTGATTGAAAAGCAATTCATCGTCCGAGTTGATGACCAGCGCGTTTTGGCGCAGCCATATCCTGTCCAATTTTTTGTCTTTCAATAAAATCCGAATCGTGTCGGCGGAAAACTGCGAAGTGTCGGCCCAGATGATGGGCAGGTTTTGTAGCTTGTAAAACCAAAAAATAGAATCTTCCGAACTGAACGAGAGCGAGTCGCACACGGCTTGCAAATCGCTTTTGTAAATCCGCACATCCAAGTGGGCGAGCAGCAGTCGGGTGTCTGAAGAGGTGTCGGGCTTGAAGGAAGTCAGCGTGTCGGCAGCCAAATACAGCGTGTCTCGGTCAATGAGGGACTTCATCAGCGGCCTCCCGTCGGCACCCGCCTCGCCCGCGCCGCCATAAGCATTGAGATAGTCGGATTCCTTGTTGTAATCCATGCGCCATGCGAGGATGGTGAAATCGCTCGTCGTGTCCGTCCACACCACGTCGCCCAAGGCCACGCCGCTGCCATTGGCATCATCGAAATCAAGCGAATCGGCTTCGATGATGTTGGGCGGGTCGCTCACACGGCCCCTTCCGGCGATTTGGTAGCGTTTGTTCTGGCTGTTGTAGCGGATTTCCTCGCCCACGATGTCGCGCGTGCTATCTTGGTAATGCGCATCGCCTATCAGCACGATGTCGTCGTTTTGCGTGTTGTAACGGATGACATTCGCCGATGTCATGCGGTTCTTCTCCTCAATGTAGGCATCGCCTTCGAGCACATAT
This genomic interval from Saprospiraceae bacterium contains the following:
- a CDS encoding type IIA DNA topoisomerase subunit B codes for the protein MTEIRYTEEEIKTLEWREHIRLRPGMYIGKLGDGSSPEDGIYVLLKEVLDNAIDEYAMGYGRTIDVTINEEGVTVRDYGRGIPLGKVVDVVSKINTGAKYDSKAFKKSVGLNGVGTKAVNALSEYFKVAAVREGQMKWAEFQFGNLKKESKLEPTKEENGTLIVFKPDNGMFRHFRWVNEYVEQQLWNYAYLNAGLKINFNGKTFHSKNGLLDLLEKKTGTEETRYPIIHLKGDDIEIAMTHGNHYGEQNYSFVNGQNTTQGGTHLNAFREALVKVVRTHFKKDYDAKDIRESIIAAVSVRVEEPVFESQTKTRLGSERIAPDGPAIRTWMNDFLSKALDDYLHKNPDTAKAMEARVKQSERERKEISEVKKLANQRAKAANVHNKKLRDCKYHLNEKGPDELKLATTIFITEGDSASGSITKARDVNTQAVFSLRGKPLNCYGLTKKIVYQNEEFNLLQHALNIEDSLDDLRYNRVVIATDADVDGMHIRLLMLTFFLQFFPDLVRNGHLYILDTPLFRVRDKQKTYYCYSETEKQEAIQKLRGKPEITRFKGLGEISPHEFADFISENIRLDPVILPEDTNLDHVLDYYMGKNTPERQEFIIGNLRVELDIIDTPEEEAQVEPAAQEEVEAAYTSRR
- a CDS encoding alpha/beta hydrolase, whose translation is MKKEIVSFALSLASFQLFAQGYCIGDTVVFTEPARPVAYDDVVYKTAPQIDEWFFNVPDNIRLRVYYPTDLPAAERRPLVILIHGGYFIWGSYLDFDGLAKSLAEKGFVAATVGYRLCNRTDCVVARATNYPCNVSWPYSFVPSAYVAAVDVHDGIRWLQERAATYHIDPEKIIVGGHSAGAYTALNVAFMDQDEVQQVIPSAGVSGKYLGEPLDPVTGIRACIPMAGAILDLDWIGTKEITEQGIAVGIVHGTNDGVVAYDSGPPVPCCQTYGGIVYGGCGIAKHVRALGGNYYMLTGKGYGHDIGEPAWAEELAVQLPAFIIRTVVCGKPIEKHSIHERIPPLPLCPNNTPNLPAPPVCDLGTTTPPIVTPTHELHLAYANHQLPLSVYPSVTDGSIHIEALTPEADTTWLLTAMSMDGRVVFRGQLPLDGITTVELSDAPPGVYGLFFQSAKSGKSGVVRVVKAR
- a CDS encoding nitroreductase; the encoded protein is MTVSDITDLILRRRAVFPKFYIPGKPIERALIEQLLENANWAPTHRLTEPWRFRVFHSEESRQKLGAYLSDFYQKNTPPEQFSEEKMKKSGENPLLAGAVIAIVMQRDAEERVPEFEEIAAVAMAVQNMWLTCAASSLGCYWSTPRAALEADTFLSLQPGERCLGFFYLGWHNMPAIPGKRQPIEEKVTWL